In Aestuariibaculum lutulentum, one DNA window encodes the following:
- the prmC gene encoding peptide chain release factor N(5)-glutamine methyltransferase: protein MKLKEIQQQYHQELDLIYGKEEVDSFFFLLIESFYGMTRIKLAIDSEASVENGAKMLEALEQLKDEQPIQYIIGETEFFGLPFKVNPYTLIPRPETEELVEWIIKHQPKLNHETLNILDIGTGSGCIAISLAKNIPTAKVYALDVSPGALSTAKQNAELNNVSIEFIEANILNSETWSDDFKNEKFSIIVSNPPYVREQEKQLMKPNVLNNEPHLALFVKDENPLLFYKAIAQFASTNLEPQGALFFEINEFLGREMIHLLTTNNFVNIQLKQDIFKKDRMIKGEKN, encoded by the coding sequence ATGAAATTAAAGGAAATACAACAGCAGTATCACCAGGAATTAGACCTTATTTACGGGAAAGAAGAAGTCGATAGTTTCTTTTTTTTGTTGATAGAGTCCTTTTATGGCATGACCCGAATTAAGCTAGCTATAGATTCTGAAGCATCGGTTGAAAATGGTGCGAAAATGTTAGAAGCTTTAGAGCAATTAAAGGATGAGCAACCTATTCAATATATAATTGGAGAGACTGAGTTTTTTGGTTTGCCTTTTAAGGTTAATCCGTATACTTTAATTCCTCGTCCTGAAACCGAGGAGTTGGTAGAATGGATTATTAAGCATCAGCCAAAGTTAAATCATGAAACTTTAAATATTTTGGATATTGGAACAGGAAGTGGTTGTATCGCTATTTCGTTGGCTAAAAATATCCCCACCGCCAAAGTGTATGCTTTAGATGTAAGTCCGGGAGCTTTAAGTACGGCAAAACAGAATGCGGAGTTGAATAATGTTTCGATAGAATTTATTGAAGCCAATATTTTAAATTCTGAAACCTGGAGTGATGATTTTAAAAATGAGAAGTTCAGCATAATTGTGTCTAATCCGCCATATGTTCGAGAGCAAGAAAAACAACTCATGAAACCAAATGTGCTTAATAATGAACCACATCTGGCTTTGTTTGTAAAGGATGAAAATCCGTTGCTGTTTTATAAGGCTATTGCTCAATTTGCAAGTACCAACTTAGAGCCACAGGGCGCATTGTTTTTTGAGATTAATGAATTTTTAGGTCGAGAAATGATTCATTTGTTGACCACCAATAATTTTGTAAATATTCAATTGAAACAGGATATCTTCAAAAAAGATAGAATGATTAAAGGAGAAAAGAATTAG